Within Coregonus clupeaformis isolate EN_2021a unplaced genomic scaffold, ASM2061545v1 scaf4751, whole genome shotgun sequence, the genomic segment AAGCGTtgataaaaaccacaagaaaacaatagtaacgttcaaagaacgttctcagaatgttatgttaaaacatatacattccgttctcagcgtcaacaaaactctctctctcctcaggtgtGTTAGCCGTGCCCAATAATTGTCCACACTTTAATGAATGTTTGTTttctttgaaatggggtctgtttgtgtagAGTGCTAGCTCTATCCTGGTGGCGCAGTAGACtagttccatggatagagaacagaatatcataggtttgaatctcatgtacgccgtgccacaataaaaaatattgcatgattaatgcctgaGCAAATACATTTCCAtttgtcctatctgtgcttggagttcaaaacagttaacccagaataagctagcagtgttattgaaAGTCTTaatgaaacattcagtgaacattttaaggaagttattccaaaacctccaaataaccttTACATTTTGTTCAAAACATTCACAACATTTAGATAATGTCCTCAAaacgttatttaattaccttcaaataacccaTAATTTCTGTTCTAAGAATGTTAATAAAACCTCctaggaaaactttcagggaaccatagtaaaacgttctcagaacctccctgcaacctaacaATTAACCTTCCCAGAACAGGTGAAATGTTCACTTCTGTtatcagaatgtttaaaaaacattTCGTTTTACCGGTCAGGGTAACTTATGGCTTCGCTCCCAGAACCAATGGTaaaccaaaaacatacattcccacaacttccaaggaaccaaatttGCTAGCTGGGATTTCTCCAGAGCCAGTCTATAGTGTGTTGTCTTAGCTCATGGTGGATCCGGGGCGCCAGACGCTAGGTTGCAGACCCAGGTTAGAGGTGCTGAATCTGGGGCGAGGCACTCTGGAGGGCTGGGTGGAGGCTGGGCGAGGTGGGGTGTGGGCCAGAGGGCTCAGATCAGGGGCACTCTTAAACTGACTGTTGCCTTGTTGGGGGGCGTGGGGCTGGGAGGGGTAGGGGTGAGGGTTAGGGACATGGGCAGAAGAGAAGCTAGGGAGCTGCGGGAGTGGGGCGGTGGGCGCTGGAGGAGGAGGGACccactggggctgaggctggtaGGGGGGGGTAGTGGGGAATTGGTAGCAGGAAGTGGCTGTTGGCGGAAGGGAAATGACATCAGACCTCCACATCGGTTCTCCTAATGTGGTCGCTGACCGTGGGATGATGACAGTAGGGACGGGGCCTGTGGGAGGTGGCGTGGAGAAGCGCTTGACCTCATACACACATGGCATCTTGTTTTGCCCCTGGGGAGTCCCACCCCCATAGCTGAAGAGGGAGGAgtttagctggtagggctggtgACTCATGAAGTCCAGAGCCTTGATGCCTTGAGCCTTCTGACCCCCAGGGGCGGCTTTATGCCCCGCTGAAACCCCACCCTGTCCTGCTACCCCCACCCTCTGGCGCTGAGCCTGgggagggcaggagggagagaggagggggttgtAGTTGATTGGAGGGGGGGCTCTGCAGCTGGAGGAGTATTTGAattgagaggggagggagggtgtgggagAGGGCTGGCGGGGGTGGCTGGGACAGGgttggggtgaggagggggtctCCACCACATAGCGATCCATCCTGCTCTGCCTACGGGCGAACAGCTGACCCCCCTTCCCTGCTAGCTGGGGTACCTGTGGAGGAGGCTGGGGTTTAGGGGCCACAGGAGGGGGCTTGGAGCCTCTCTGGGCCTGCATGAAGTTACAGGCCTCGGCCCCCAGCTTCAACCAGTCCTCTTCAGGGCCTGACTCACCTCCAGCCTCCCAACTAACTCCTCCACTAGGCCCCATGGGGCCTGGGCCTATCCTGGCCGGTGCATCTGGGTTTTGGAGCAGCTCCAGCAGGGCCGGGTTGGGAGACACGTCCTTCTTGTTCTCCACAGAAGGACGGAACATGGGCTTCTTGTTGCTGCGATGACGCGCCTCTGCGAGGATGCCTGTTCTGGAGGCAGGGACGGCGATACGCTGCTCACGGGACGACAATGAATCAGATGCAGGGGTCTGGGCAGTGGAGGGGGTCACCATGGCAGGGGTTGTCATAGAGACATAGGGGTTGAAGGTTAAAGGAGGAGGGGGTTGGGTCTGAGCAAGGGGGGGAGTAAGGTGTGGCAGAGGAAGGAGAAAAGGGTTGGTTATaagaagaaggagagaagggCTGGGCAGCCACATCAGAGGATGGATAGACTGGGGcatgaggaggaggggagaaaggtTGACTAGCAGGAGCAGAGAAGTGTTGAGTgggggcaggaggaggaggagagaaaggttgAGGAGCAGTCAAGGAGCAGAAGTGTTGGGTGGGTTGAGGAGGATAATGAGAATGAGAACAGGGggcagaagagggagagaaggtgacagtatggacagagggaggagggagaggttgAGAGATAGTGCGGgttggagaggatggaggagagagaacaagaggaggagagaggacagagggaggaggagacaggatggATGCAGCAGGTCTAGGGGGAATGTAGAGGGAGGTACTGGAGAAACCTCTCCTGGCCTCGGGCCCCCCTGAAGGGCGAGGGGGGGCGATGGTTACCATGGATACCGCAGCAGTGGGTTTGGAAACCATTGTTATGGCAGGAGTGGGCTGGACGGGACGGAAGTTGACAGGGGTGGCGGGGGGGCGAGATGGGGCAAGGCCTGAGGTGAAGGGGCGTGCTGTGCGGTTGTGGATCCCCCCAGGcaggttagggttaagatttAGGTCAGGCTGGGGGGGGATAGGGGTGTGAGAGGGGGGAGTCAGAACCACACTGGCCCGACTCACCCCTGCTGAGCCCCCATTGGACAAACCTGTAGCCGGGGAGGTGTTAGGGGCAGAGTTATAGGTGACAGGGGCGGCCATTTTCCTTTGCTGCTCATACTGCTCTGTCTCTTTGCTCTGATAGGCTATGGAGTCCAGCCCTGGGCTCTGATAGGCTGGGGCATTCATCCCAGACCCCTGATTGAATGACATATTCATCTCTGGGCTCTGAAAGGCCAAGGAATCCAACCCTGAGCTCTGATTGGTTGGTGTTTGGGGCATTGAGTTATAGGTGGATGGGCAGGCGGAGCTCCTCCTATCCAGCATGTCCAGGTATCCGCTGTCCCAGGTGGGGTCAAAGGTTCCAGCGAAGCCCTCTTCATCCACTTCTGAACCCGAGGGGAAGgaactcccctcctcctcctctccctccgtctctccaccGGTCTCAGGACCCATCTCCCCCTCCGCACGGCCGAAACAGGTGAGGGTGTACTTCTTGGCACGCTGGCGTCTCTTCTTGAACATGAGAACTCCTTTAGAGTTGGAGTTCGGAGCGTCGGTGAGCAGAGAAGCGATCGAACGACATTTAGTACGAGCCTCTTTCACCTGCCTATCTACCACATTATCTCCTCTCTGCAGCTCTGGTAGACagggggagggatgggaggaggggggaggagtaggggagagagaaagagaaaacagAGGATTTCATAAGTAACTGTAATGAATAAGAAAGGTCTGGTTAGAAACATAAAAGCCTGTTTGGGAGTGATTGACAGAATGACATCATAGCATCTGGAATGTCACTCAAATCCATGATGACACCATGATGGGTGACACCATCAGCCAGTGAGGGGTGGGCAGGGGTCAACTCTGACAGACAGGAGAGTGTGCTGGGGGCTCCAAGCTCTGAATTCCCCCTACTCCCCAGTTGAGCAGCGACCAGttagactgtctgtctgtctccatatcCGTGTCTGCATTTGGTGTATGAGATGGAGATATTTCTGCCGTTTTATAAATGAACTCAGCCCTCAGAAATAGCCTCACACAAATACTGCTAGCATGActaacagccacacacacacacacacacacacacaccagtgaagGGATCAGAGGATTTGGTGAGGCGTCTATGAGGCTGGTGCATCTACTCAGACAGTGACAGGAATCACAGTCTAACTGAAacctcataataataataattattattattattataattataattataatgattattattattattattattatgcttcTATCTGGAGAGAATGATCAGTTTCTAACCACAGATTAGATGACATCAGTCAACATCAGTAACTCAGATTAAATGTACAGGGCAGGAGAGACACACAGCAGCCCTGACAGGCAGAAACACAACAACAGAGTCGACCAGCAGCAACCAGCAATATTACCCAACCAGCAATATTACCCACCATCATCAAACAGATTTAATTCCTCACTAAAAACACCCGGAACCATCAGCATAAAACGCAGTCTCCAGTCCAGTAACAGCATCCTACCACACCGTCAGcacctccaggtgtgtgtgtgtgtgtgtgtgtgtgtgtgtgtcttacctgcGTAGACAGTGTGAATAACAGAACCCGTTGAAGATGTGAAGTTCCTCATGTCTCCAAGTGTGTGTTCTctaaccctcacacacacattctcaggCAGGTGGAAAGTGACCAGTTGTACTCTAGGTAGGATGGtagctctgtctcctctctctcctctctctcctctcttccccccactGTCCTCTTTTGTgtcactctctcattctctctctgtctttttctatCCCAAACCAACACATGATGTCATCCCCCTATTCATGTCTGTCTGACAGATATCCCACACTTGTCTGGGCTCACACACATGCGCAtgtgcacgctcacacacacacacacacagacacacacacacaaacacacactgtccaCTGGGTTCTCCCCTGTACTTCACCCACTCCGCAAAGATTTTCCACACAACAACCTTGTAAATGCTCCAGAGttagctgtgtgtttgtgttgttctAGGTCGTCAAGAACTGTTACTGACACCTCAAACCATGCAATCccataacacacacacccctttcCTCTAATCCCCAccagtgtatgtatgtactgtatgtgtgtgtgtgtgcgtgtgcgtgtgcgtgtgcgtgtgcgtgtgtgcgtgtgcgtgtgtgcgtgtgtgtgtgtgtgtgtgtgtgtgtgtgcgtgtgcgtgtgcgtgtgcgtgtgcgtgtgtgcgtgtgcgtgtgtgcgtgtgtgtgtgtaatgtgaggAAGGGCAGTTCTACTGTCCCCTCAGTCAACAGTCTGTCACTATTGTCTCTCTGGCCAAGATGTAACCTTGCCTGAAACCTGAAGACTTGCATTAGCACCTCAAGCttatgcctaggctttagctcagcaggctaacatCGTGCCAGGGATTACCATCAGCTGTTATAGTTCAGAGTGAGATAGACAGGTGTGAGGAAAGTTACATAATTCATGAGTTCATAGATTCATGTAGTCAGATACGTATGTCTAGCTGCATGGGAAGAATGCCATTTTTGACATCGGGTATCTTTGAAACCTGATTTACAGATTGAAATGAATAGGGTATAATTGATCACGTATGCcgctccctcccctcccatccgCCCCTGCATATTCAGCTGTGTGGATCACTAAATGTGAGGTCAGTTGTGTCCGTGTGTCTGTCAAGGCCAGAGGGGAATGCTAGCTGTCCCACTATAAATACTCTGGATGAGACCAGGGCTTAGAATACTGACAGGAGAGACTAGGGGGgagggaacaggaacaggagatGAAGGTTTTTATTCATGGGATAGACAGCAGCTGGAAATATCCCCCTCTCTCACAGACACATTACAgcggcttgtgaaagtattcaccccccttggcattcttcctattttgttgccttacaacctggaattaaaattgatttttggggggctttatatcatttgatttacacaacatgcctaccactttgaagatgcgaaataagacaacaaaacagaaaacttgagcttgcataactattcacccccccccaaagtcaatactttctagagccaacttttgcagcaattacagctgcaagtctcttggggaatgtctctataatcttggcaaaactgttccagctccttcaagttggatgggttccgctggtgtacagcaatctttaagt encodes:
- the LOC121565876 gene encoding synaptopodin 2-like protein (The sequence of the model RefSeq protein was modified relative to this genomic sequence to represent the inferred CDS: added 102 bases not found in genome assembly) — its product is MVAEEVVVTLSGGAPWGFRLQGGVEHQTPLQVAKVRRRSKACRADLREEDELIAIGDHVCAELNHAQAMMLIDSHRHTLNLRVKRSGFHSVVLSGRTHTATHPVLFPTEGPSCFTLTSPPDSEAYYGETDSDADTQTRIHRRQRHTPPHARSPGHQQEEEETSEISGYESAPDGGLSLQCPWEQLPTLGNGGIQQWEQSTGSRTGGFQPGVPRREVVYQPKTPQARPEWTHPAQPVPHHAKGEPVGGGEVEGEGDSGFQEAGGCLVLACSPLVSPERAKGAMMLGSSPQMVPMVGAQLTPLSDELSTTYKEKARQAKLQRGDNVVDRQVKEARTKCRSIASLLTDAPNSNSKGVLMFKKRRQRAKKYTLTCFGRAEGEMGPETGGETEGEEEEGSSFPSGSEVDEEGFAGTFDPTWDSGYLDMLDRRSSACPSTYNSMPQTPTNQSSGLDSLAFQSPEMNMSFNQGSGMNAPAYQSPGLDSIAYQSKETEQYEQQRKMAAPVTYNSAPNTSPATGLSNGGSAGVSRASVVLTPPSHTPIPPQPDLNLNPNLPGGIHNRTARPFTSGLAPSRPPATPVNFRPVQPTPAITMVSKPTAAVSMVTIAPPRPSGGPEARRGFSSTSLYIPPRPAASILSPPPSVLSPPLTQPPPPLTFNPYVSMTTPAMVTPSTAQTPASDSLSSREQRIAVPASRTGILAEARHRSNKKPMFRPSVENKKDVSPNPALLELLQNPDAPARIGPGPMGPSGGVSWEAGGESGPEEDWLKLGAEACNFMQAQRGSKPPPVAPKPQPPPQVPQLAGKGGQLFARRQSRMDRYVVETPSSPQPCPSHPRQPSPTPSLPSQFKYSSSCRAPPPINYNPLLSPSCPPQAQRQRVGVAGQGGVSAGHKAAPGGQKAQGIKALDFMSHQPYQLNSSLFSYGGGTPQGQNKMPCVYEVKRFSTPPPTGPVPTVIIPRSATTLGEPMWRSDVISLPPTATSCYQFPTTPPYQPQPQWVPPPPAPTAPLPQLPSFSSAHVPNPHPYPSQPHAPQQGNSQFKSAPDLSPLAHTPPRPASTQPSRVPRPRFSTSNLGLQPSVWRPGSTMS